GGCCCGACTGAAGCAAGGATGCCGTAGGTGGCTGGCGGAGCGCGGCAGATTACGGAAGTGCTCGCGGAGGGTGAAGTTCCACTCTGGGTTCACCCGGAGTGGCGCGAGCGCTTTCCCTGGCTGGTGCAGGGAACCACGGGGCGCGGGCGGGAAGACGAGCCGTTCGACCTCGGCCTGTCGGGTGCGCAGCCGGTGGGGCAGGCGGTGGACCGCTGGCGGCGCCTGCGCGCGGCCAGCGGGCTGGACGTGGTGGCGCACTCGCGGCAGGTGCACGCGGCGGATCTGTGGATTCACCGCGAGGTGGGCGCGCCGGGGATTCAGGTGATGGACGGCTTTGACGGCCACATCACCGACCGCCGCGGGCTGCTGATCACCGTGGGCGTGGCGGACTGCGTTCCCGTTTCCGTCATCGATCCGGCCACCTCCGTCGTGGCGATGCTGCACGCGGGGTGGCGGGGAACGGCGGCCGGCATCGTGGAGCGCGCCATCCACCGCATGGTGGAAAGCTGGCAGGCGGCGCCGGAGGGGATGCACGTGCACTGCGGCCCGGCGATCTGCGGCGAGTGCTACGAGGTGGGGCCGGAGGTGCACGAGGCGGTGAACCCCGGGTTTCCCGTTCCGGAAGGGCGCGCCAACATCGACGTCCGCGCGTCCATCGTGCGGCGGGTAATGGAGTTGGGCGTGCCTGCGGAGAACGTCACCGTTTCCACGCACTGCACCCGGTGCGGCGAGCCGGACTTCTTTTCGCACCGCGGCGGGTCCAAGGCGCGGCAGATGGGGGTTCTGGGGATGGTGGAGCGGCGGTAAGCCGCTGTATTCGTCCGCTACGATGAAGGCCGCTGTCGCGATCGCGACGGCGGCCTGTTTCGTCTCTCGGCGGTCCGCGGTTCCGGGGGATGGATGGAAAGGCGACGCGGGCGGACGCCGGTGTGATGCGCGGAGCTGGCCTGGCGGACAGCAGATCCTTCGGTCGCACGTGGTTCGGCGCCAGTGATGGGCGCGTCCGTGCTCCCTCAGGATGACTGGCTTGGGTGGATTCCTCGGCATCCGCTCAGGACCAGTGCGCGAGGGCGAAGTCGATGCATCGCGGGCGCGCCGCGGCGGCGCCGGATGCCATCCATTCGGGGCTTGTGGGGAAAAGCTCCATGGCGGGCGAGTAGACATCACCATTGGCAGCGGTGTCCGCGCGGTGCATCTTGGTAGCAGAAGACCATGATGATGCCAACTGCCCTCCGCCGCTTTCTCGCCCTGTTCGCGGGCGTGCTTCTTCTGCTCTCCGGAGCAGGAGAGGCTGGCGGCGCGCGTGCATGCCCGCACCACGACGGGATGGCCGCGGCGGCGCAGGCCGGCGGGCACGATCATCATGGCATGCATGGCGGCGGCGATTCCGCTCCCGCGGAACACGCGCCGTGCAACTGCGGGGGCCACTGCGCCACGCCCGCCGGGCCGGCGCTGCCGCCCGAACTCATCGCGCACGTGGAGGCGGTCACCGCCGCCGCGCCGCTCGTTCTGCGCACCGAGGCACAGGCGCGTCCCGCGCGCCAGATCGCTCATCTGCTCCCCTACGCTCAGGCTCCGCCCCGGGCCGGCTGATCTTGCCAGGCACAATTCGCTGGACTGATCCCGCGGTACGCCCGTTTGCGTGCCGCCAAGGCCGACTCTTGTCTGAATCCGAGGTGGAGTGTGTACTCCCTGAATCGCCATATCCGCGGGTGGATCGGCGCAGCCGCGCTGTTCCTGTCCGTTCCCGCCGCCGCGCAGCAGCCCGGCGCGCTTGAAGGCACCGTCGTGTCCGCCCGCGCCGAGCCCATTGGCGGCGCAACCGTTCGCGTGGCTGCGCGGACGGTCGTCACCGACGTGGCCGGCCGCTTCCGCATCTCCGGCATTCCGGCCGGCAATCACACCGTTTCCGCCATCCGCGTCGGTTACTCCGCCGCGACGCAGTCCGTGGACGTCGCCGCCGGGCAGACGGCCACCGTCCGCCTGACGCTCGCCGAGCAGAGCCTGATCATGGAGCAGGTGGTGGTGAGCGCCACCCGCGAGGTGCGCCGCATGGCCGAGACGCCGGCGACCGTGGGCGTCGTATCGGGCGACCAGCTTCGCGCCGCGCGCCCCGCGCACCCGTCCGAGGTGATGGGGAGCATACCCGGCGTGTGGGTGAGCGTCACCGGCGGGGAAGGGCACACCACCGCCATCCGCCAGCCCAAGACCACCAATCCCGTCTACCTGTTTCTGGAAGACGGCGTCCCCACGCGGTCCACGGGCTTCTTCAACCACAACGCGCTGTACGAGGTGAACGTCCCCGGCGCCGAGCGCATCGAGGTGCTCAAGGGACCCGCGACCGCGCTGTACGGCAGCGACGCCATCGGTGGCGTGATCAACGTGGAGACCCGTTCTCCTTCCGCCACGCCGGGAGCGGAGGCGTACGTGGAGGGCGGCGGATTCGGATGGAACCGATTCCTTGCCTCCGCCGGGGGAATGCGTGGGAATGACGGCATCCGCGCGGACCTGAACCTGACGCGCACCGACGGCTGGCGCGACGGCACGGCGTACGACCGCCAGAGCGGAACCGCGCGCTGGGACCGGCAGCTGGGCGGCGGGCAGTCGCTCAAGACCGTCGTCACCTACTCGCGCATCCAGCAGCAGACGGCGGGGTCGTCCTCCCTTACGGAAGCCGACTTCAACGGGCATCCCACGGCCAACTACACGCCGATCTCCTTTCGCGACGTGCAGGCGTTTCGCGCCAGCGCCGCGTACGAGCGCAGCGCCGGATCCACGCACTTCAGCCTGACTCCGTTCGTGCGGTGGAACACCATGGAACTGCTTCCCAACTGGGCGCTTTCCTACGATCCCACGGTGTACACCACCGGCCACCGCTCGCTCGGACTGCTGGCCCGCTACCGGCTGGACCTGGACCGACTGCGCACGCGGGTTATCGGCGGCGTGGACGTGGATGTGAGCCCGGGAAGCCGGCTGGAAGACAGCGTGGTCACCTCCGCGCAGGGCGGCTACTACCGCGACTACACGCGCGGCACGCGGCTGTACGACTACGACGTAACCTTTCGCGG
The Longimicrobium terrae genome window above contains:
- a CDS encoding laccase domain-containing protein; this encodes MAGGARQITEVLAEGEVPLWVHPEWRERFPWLVQGTTGRGREDEPFDLGLSGAQPVGQAVDRWRRLRAASGLDVVAHSRQVHAADLWIHREVGAPGIQVMDGFDGHITDRRGLLITVGVADCVPVSVIDPATSVVAMLHAGWRGTAAGIVERAIHRMVESWQAAPEGMHVHCGPAICGECYEVGPEVHEAVNPGFPVPEGRANIDVRASIVRRVMELGVPAENVTVSTHCTRCGEPDFFSHRGGSKARQMGVLGMVERR
- a CDS encoding TonB-dependent receptor domain-containing protein; this translates as MYSLNRHIRGWIGAAALFLSVPAAAQQPGALEGTVVSARAEPIGGATVRVAARTVVTDVAGRFRISGIPAGNHTVSAIRVGYSAATQSVDVAAGQTATVRLTLAEQSLIMEQVVVSATREVRRMAETPATVGVVSGDQLRAARPAHPSEVMGSIPGVWVSVTGGEGHTTAIRQPKTTNPVYLFLEDGVPTRSTGFFNHNALYEVNVPGAERIEVLKGPATALYGSDAIGGVINVETRSPSATPGAEAYVEGGGFGWNRFLASAGGMRGNDGIRADLNLTRTDGWRDGTAYDRQSGTARWDRQLGGGQSLKTVVTYSRIQQQTAGSSSLTEADFNGHPTANYTPISFRDVQAFRASAAYERSAGSTHFSLTPFVRWNTMELLPNWALSYDPTVYTTGHRSLGLLARYRLDLDRLRTRVIGGVDVDVSPGSRLEDSVVTSAQGGYYRDYTRGTRLYDYDVTFRGVSPYLHTEIAPVDGLHVTAGLRADFVGFDYDDRLGVLQTGKHRRPEDAEVRYRHLSPKLGATYEFGRALNVFASHAHGFRAPSEGQLFRQGQAENTLGLDPVRANSYETGARGELLGRFSYEVSTYRMEVTDDILTFTDPSDGSRETSNAGRTLHRGVEVGLGAVLPAGLRADLSWARQRHSYEEWSPRPDVDYAGNEMESAPRTLTSARLGWKPEFGGVFGAEWQRVGAYWMDAANTQRYDGYSLVNLRADVPVTRGLSVVGRMNNALDRRYAETATFASAQRGVELAPGMPRTLYLGVQYRWEGAR